Proteins from a genomic interval of Gossypium hirsutum isolate 1008001.06 chromosome A09, Gossypium_hirsutum_v2.1, whole genome shotgun sequence:
- the LOC107943359 gene encoding dihydrolipoyl dehydrogenase 2, chloroplastic — MHSICFQATGVPGSNYIFDSCSPALAISKPINLRFCGLRKEAFGFSGLTHSSSGRVHFSSRGHSKKVSASAESNGSPPKSFDYDLIIIGAGVGGHGAALHAVEKGLKTAIIEGDVVGGTCVNRGCVPSKALLAVSGKMRELQSEHHMKALGLQVSAAGYDRQGVADHANNLASKIRSNLTNSMKALGVDILTGVGTIVGPQKVKYGKVGFPDNIVTAKNIIIATGSVPFVPKGIEVDGKTVITSDHALKLESVPDWIAIVGSGYIGLEFSDVYTALGSEVTFIEALDQLMPGFDPEIGKLAQRVLINPRKIDYHTGVFATKITPAKDGKPVIIELIDAKTKEPKDTLEVDAALIATGRAPFTNGLGLENVNVVTQRGFVPVDERLRVIDTNGNLVPHLYCIGDANGKMMLAHAASAQGISVVEQVTGRDHVLNHLSIPAACFTHPEISMVGLTEPQAREKAQKEGFEVGVAKTSFKANTKALAENEGEGLAKLIYRPDNGEILGVHIFGLHAADLIHEASNAIALGTRIQDIKFAVHAHPTLSEVLDELFKSATVKAAASSHGPVSEPVAV; from the exons ATGCATTCTATTTGCTTTCAAGCTACTGGAGTTCCTGGATCGAATTACATTTTCGATTCTTGTTCTCCTGCTTTAGCTATATCCAAGCCGATCAATCTCCGTTTCTGCGGACTTAGAAAGGAAGCCTTCGGTTTCTCTGGTTTGACTCACTCGAGTTCTGGCCGAGTTCATTTCTCGAGTCGTGGACATTCTAAGAAAGTCTCTGCTTCCGCTGAAAGCAACGGAAGTCCTCCAAAATCGTtcgattatgatttgattatcatCGGTGCCGGCGTCGGTGGACATGGAGCTGCGTTGCATGCCGTCGAGAAG GGATTGAAAACTGCTATTATCGAAGGAGATGTGGTGGGAGGAACGTGTGTGAACAGAGGTTGTGTTCCTTCGAAAGCTCTCTTGGCTGTGAGTGGTAAAATGCGTGAACTCCAGAGTGAGCATCACATGAAGGCTTTGGGTTTGCAG GTGTCTGCTGCCGGGTATGACAGACAGGGAGTTGCTGACCATGCAAATAATCTTGCTTCGAAGATTCGAAGCAATTTGACTAACTCAATGAAGGCGCTTGGAGTAGACATATTGACCGGTGTTGGTACCATTGTG GGTCCTCAAAAAGTGAAATATGGGAAGGTTGGTTTTCCTGATAACATAGTAACTGCAAAAAATATAATCATTGCCACGGGTTCTGTCCCCTTTGTTCCCAAGGGCATTGAAGTTGATG GGAAGACTGTTATTACCAGTGACCATGCCCTGAAATTGGAGTCTGTTCCTGATTGGATTGCGATTGTAGGAAGTGGTTATATTGGTCTTGAATTCAGTGATGTATACACTGCACTTGGAAGTGAG GTCACCTTTATTGAAGCTCTAGATCAACTTATGCCTGGATTTGATCCTGAGATTGGTAAGCTAGCTCAAAGGGTGTTGATCAACCCTAGGAAAATTGACTATCATACAGGAGTATTTGCAACAAAG ATCACTCCTGCAAAGGATGGAAAACCTGTCATTATTGAGCTTATTGATGCCAAGACCAAGGAGCCCAAGGACACCTTGGAG GTAGATGCAGCCCTAATTGCAACCGGAAGGGCACCATTCACCAATGGTCTCGGCTTGGAGAAT GTTAATGTAGTAACACAAAGGGGTTTCGTGCCTGTTGATGAGAGATTGCGAGTAATTGACACAAACGGCAATCTG GTTCCTCATTTGTACTGCATTGGTGATGCAAATGGTAAAATGATGCTTGCTCATGCAGCAAGTGCGCAAGGAATTTCAG tggtggaacaagTGACAGGACGAGATCATGTGCTTAATCACCTTAGCATCCCCGCAGCCTGCTTCACTCACCCTGAAATAAGTATGGTTGGGTTAACAGAG CCTCAAGCAAGGGAGAAAGCCCAGAAGGAAGGATTTGAAGTAGGCGTTGCCAAAACAAGTTTCAAGGCTAACACGAAGGCACTTGCCGAAAATGAAGGGGAGGGACTTGCTAAG TTGATATACAGACCCGACAACGGCGAGATACTCGGAGTTCATATATTTGGCTTACATGCAGCAGACCTCATCCATGAAGCATCAAATGCCATAGCTTTAGGAACACGTATCCAG GACATAAAATTCGCCGTTCACGCACATCCAACACTTTCTGAAGTTCTGGACGAACTATTTAAATCAGCCACA GTTAAAGCTGCTGCTTCGAGCCACGGTCCAGTAAGTGAACCGGTTGCAGTCTAA